One part of the Panthera leo isolate Ple1 chromosome D4, P.leo_Ple1_pat1.1, whole genome shotgun sequence genome encodes these proteins:
- the LOC122205256 gene encoding interferon omega-1-like, whose amino-acid sequence MALLRPLLTALALLTCRPGGSLGCALPGSHAQVSRDNLVLLGQMRRLSPFLCLRARKDFRFPREMLEGGQLREAQAAAAVLRELLQQTFNLLHTERSSAAWSPAPLHGLRSGLHRQLEALDACLVQATGEGERAPGMHGPALAIKRYFQDIRVYLEDQGYSDCAWEVVRLEIMRALSSSATLQDSLAIKDGDLGSP is encoded by the coding sequence ATGGCTCTCCTGCGCCCTCTGCTGACCGCCCTGGCGCTGCTCACCTGCCGCCCTGGAGGCTCTCTGGGCTGTGCCCTGCCTGGGAGCCACGCGCAGGTTAGCAGGGACAACTTGGTGCTCCTGGGCCAGATGCGGAGACTGTCCCCTTTCTTGTGCCTGCGGGCCAGAAAAGACTTCCGCTTCCCCCGGGAGATGCTGGAGGGCGGCCAGCTCCGGGAGGCccaggccgccgccgccgtccTGCGGGAGCTGCTCCAGCAGACCTTCAACCTGTTGCACACGGAGCGCTCCTCGGCGGCCTGGAGCCCCGCGCCGCTGCACGGACTCCGCTCTGGCCTCCACCGGCAGCTGGAAGCCCTGGACGCCTGCCTGGTGCAGGCCACGGGCGAGGGAGAGCGCGCCCCGGGGATGCACGGCCCTGCCCTGGCCATCAAGAGGTACTTCCAGGACATCCGCGTCTACCTGGAGGACCAGGGATACAGTGACTGCGCCTGGGAAGTTGTCAGACTGGAAATCATGAGAGCCTTGTCCTCCTCGGCGACCTTGCAAGACAGCTTGGCCATCAAGGATGGAGACCTGGGGTCACCTTGA